The following coding sequences lie in one Yoonia sp. G8-12 genomic window:
- the cynS gene encoding cyanase, with translation MKDLIMTEMMTKEDVTAMILSAKKTAGLTWEQIAEKIGMSPVWTHSAAMGMNAFPADKAKLMVSVMGLPQEAESVLAESPTKIWEQAVPTDPCIYRFYEIVGVYGPTLKALIQEKFGDGIMSAIDFEMSVTRVENPKGDRVKVEMTGKYLGYNSW, from the coding sequence ATGAAAGACCTCATAATGACCGAGATGATGACCAAAGAAGATGTCACCGCCATGATCCTGTCGGCCAAAAAAACGGCCGGCCTGACATGGGAGCAGATTGCCGAAAAGATTGGGATGTCCCCTGTTTGGACCCATTCTGCCGCGATGGGCATGAATGCTTTTCCTGCTGATAAAGCCAAGCTGATGGTCAGCGTGATGGGTCTGCCGCAAGAGGCGGAATCCGTGCTGGCCGAGAGCCCCACAAAGATCTGGGAGCAAGCCGTGCCAACCGATCCTTGCATCTACCGGTTCTATGAAATTGTGGGCGTTTATGGCCCGACGCTGAAGGCGCTGATCCAGGAAAAATTCGGTGACGGGATTATGTCGGCGATTGATTTTGAGATGTCCGTGACCCGCGTCGAGAACCCCAAGGGTGACCGCGTCAAAGTCGAGATGACCGGCAAATACCTTGGCTATAATAGCTGGTAA
- a CDS encoding heavy metal translocating P-type ATPase, with translation MQQTRTNRLKTALLLFTLAGLIIGLALYFTGKSDAARVVWFIGVIPVLAALVVEILRSLWEGNVGLDIVAALSMTAALTFGETLAAAVVAVMYSGGTFLESFAEGRARREMHDLLSRVPRTATRHKNGGLEDVALDDIALGDLLLIRQGDVVPVDGTVASKNAFVDSSALTGESLPVRLLRGSDAMSGATNAGEPFDLTATRLAEDSTYAGIVRLVEAAQHSKAPMARLADRWSLGFLAVTVTIAFAAWWFTGDPIRAVAVLVVATPCPLILAVPVALVAGLSRAAHFGVLIKGAGPLETMAQIRTLILDKTGTLTDGRPQIVFIDGRDGMDKNEILRLAAALDQASKHPVAQAIVAAARARNLILPVPSEVAEIPGEGVIGQVEGHAMIVGGADFVAQRIGEPFGDRPAGAAGSVLVAVAVDGKMAGHLVMADALREGTRAMLAGMRRQGIVRILLATGDRADVAEHITKGLGLDGLQTGLTPDNKVQLVLNERKNGPVMMVGDGVNDAPALAAADVGVAMGARGAAASAEAADVVLLVDRVDRLGQGIEIARRARRIAVQSVVAGIGLSVAGMIAAAFGYLTPVQGALLQEVIDVAVILNALRALWIIPLGITAVQDKTKAPSPG, from the coding sequence ATGCAACAAACACGCACCAACCGGTTGAAGACAGCGTTACTGCTGTTCACGCTCGCCGGTCTTATCATAGGACTAGCACTATATTTTACAGGCAAAAGTGACGCTGCACGCGTTGTCTGGTTCATCGGCGTAATACCGGTGCTCGCAGCGCTTGTGGTCGAGATACTGCGCAGCCTTTGGGAAGGCAACGTCGGGTTGGACATCGTTGCCGCGCTGTCGATGACCGCTGCACTTACCTTTGGTGAAACCTTGGCTGCGGCCGTTGTAGCGGTCATGTATTCCGGCGGCACCTTTCTTGAAAGTTTTGCCGAAGGGCGTGCGCGGCGCGAAATGCACGATCTGTTGTCACGCGTCCCCCGCACGGCCACCCGACACAAGAACGGTGGCCTTGAAGATGTGGCACTCGATGACATCGCGCTGGGCGACCTTCTTTTGATCCGACAAGGCGATGTTGTTCCAGTCGACGGCACCGTTGCGTCGAAAAATGCCTTCGTCGACAGCTCGGCACTGACCGGCGAATCGCTCCCGGTACGGCTTTTGCGCGGATCCGATGCCATGAGTGGTGCGACCAATGCTGGCGAACCCTTTGATCTCACTGCGACGCGGCTGGCCGAGGACAGCACTTACGCCGGAATTGTGCGTCTCGTCGAGGCGGCCCAACACTCCAAAGCGCCGATGGCGCGGTTGGCGGACCGTTGGTCGCTGGGCTTCCTGGCGGTGACAGTCACAATCGCTTTTGCCGCATGGTGGTTCACTGGCGATCCGATCCGGGCGGTGGCGGTTCTTGTCGTGGCCACGCCCTGCCCGTTGATATTGGCCGTTCCAGTAGCCCTTGTCGCAGGCCTGTCACGCGCAGCGCATTTCGGCGTGCTGATCAAAGGGGCCGGGCCGCTTGAAACGATGGCGCAGATCCGCACGCTGATCCTTGACAAGACCGGCACCCTGACGGACGGGCGTCCGCAGATCGTTTTCATAGACGGCCGGGACGGCATGGATAAAAATGAAATTCTGCGCCTTGCTGCCGCACTTGATCAGGCGTCAAAACACCCCGTGGCACAGGCCATCGTTGCGGCAGCAAGAGCGCGCAACCTGATTTTACCTGTCCCCTCAGAGGTTGCTGAAATCCCCGGCGAGGGTGTCATTGGTCAAGTCGAGGGACACGCCATGATCGTCGGCGGCGCTGATTTCGTCGCCCAGCGCATCGGGGAACCCTTTGGTGATCGCCCTGCAGGCGCGGCAGGATCTGTCCTTGTCGCCGTTGCAGTCGATGGCAAGATGGCGGGGCATCTGGTGATGGCCGATGCTCTGCGCGAAGGGACCCGCGCGATGCTCGCCGGAATGCGCCGCCAAGGTATCGTACGTATTCTGTTGGCGACGGGCGACCGCGCAGATGTGGCAGAGCACATCACCAAGGGCCTTGGGCTCGACGGGCTTCAGACGGGGCTGACGCCCGACAATAAGGTGCAACTGGTCCTGAATGAGCGCAAGAACGGCCCTGTGATGATGGTTGGCGACGGCGTAAACGATGCGCCCGCGCTGGCCGCGGCGGATGTCGGTGTTGCGATGGGCGCGCGGGGGGCTGCGGCGTCAGCCGAGGCCGCAGATGTTGTCTTGCTCGTTGACCGGGTGGACCGGCTTGGACAGGGCATCGAAATTGCGCGCCGCGCCAGACGCATCGCTGTGCAAAGCGTAGTCGCCGGCATCGGTTTGTCGGTTGCAGGCATGATAGCCGCGGCCTTTGGTTATCTAACACCGGTACAAGGGGCGCTGCTGCAAGAGGTCATCGACGTGGCCGTCATCCTAAATGCGTTGCGCGCGCTCTGGATCATCCCGCTAGGGATCACGGCGGTGCAGGATAAGACCAAAGCGCCTTCACCGGGCTAG
- a CDS encoding helix-turn-helix domain-containing protein: protein MYQSKNNTGVTVDMLRAFVCLSRHLNLSKASEELSTTRQTVRRHITDLEVIVGQKLFEVIDRQYQVTPEGLERLEEARKLLLQLDAWAGQSSLRKNTAGGLEKLQYTDAEGRVFLSQQHPVSQIGLNGLPLMKMALEAWGNAMTQIEHEAMEAIRPYTVIYRKGPTGWVFVDVGKESAYARWFGWAWSKSVIGKLITDDNLDDEYNEFSGGAYSRIYDEGGVRIDHILAHLPKDGGEPQPGTFQRLLLGGVFPDGTPGLILLAVITEQIEIDALDDTDRPKLPADMIMDTLPALSPAVTLLPHLQKASHSTL, encoded by the coding sequence TTGTATCAGTCCAAGAACAATACTGGCGTCACTGTTGATATGCTGCGTGCTTTTGTTTGCCTGAGCAGGCATTTGAATCTGTCCAAGGCAAGCGAAGAGCTCAGCACGACGCGCCAGACTGTGCGGCGGCACATAACTGATCTTGAAGTGATCGTTGGGCAAAAGCTTTTTGAGGTGATTGATCGCCAGTATCAAGTGACACCGGAGGGGCTAGAAAGGCTGGAAGAAGCCAGAAAGCTACTCTTGCAGCTGGATGCATGGGCAGGGCAGTCTTCTTTGAGAAAGAATACCGCCGGCGGCCTTGAGAAACTGCAGTATACTGACGCTGAAGGCAGAGTGTTCCTGTCTCAACAGCACCCGGTCTCTCAAATTGGACTCAATGGTCTGCCTCTCATGAAGATGGCCCTTGAGGCATGGGGCAATGCCATGACGCAGATCGAACATGAGGCGATGGAAGCAATTCGGCCCTATACCGTCATCTATCGTAAAGGGCCTACCGGGTGGGTGTTTGTCGACGTTGGCAAGGAATCCGCATATGCGCGCTGGTTTGGTTGGGCCTGGTCCAAGAGCGTTATCGGAAAACTCATCACGGATGATAACCTAGATGATGAATATAACGAGTTCAGCGGCGGCGCATATTCACGGATTTATGACGAAGGCGGTGTGCGCATTGATCATATTTTGGCACATTTGCCAAAGGATGGTGGCGAACCACAGCCAGGCACCTTTCAACGCCTGCTGCTTGGCGGAGTGTTTCCCGATGGAACCCCGGGGCTCATCCTGCTCGCCGTGATCACAGAGCAGATTGAGATTGATGCACTGGATGACACTGACCGGCCAAAGTTGCCCGCCGATATGATCATGGACACTCTTCCGGCGCTTTCTCCCGCAGTGACTCTATTGCCACATTTGCAGAAAGCGTCACACTCGACATTGTGA
- a CDS encoding GlsB/YeaQ/YmgE family stress response membrane protein: MGIESILVIIIIGAIAGWLAGQVIRGFGFGLLGNIVVGILGAFVAGLIFPVIGLGFGGGILGSIVHATLGAVILLFLIRLVKRV, encoded by the coding sequence ATGGGCATCGAGAGCATTCTTGTGATCATCATCATCGGCGCAATCGCCGGTTGGTTGGCAGGACAGGTCATCCGGGGATTTGGCTTTGGTTTGCTGGGCAATATTGTTGTGGGCATCTTGGGCGCATTTGTAGCGGGACTGATTTTCCCTGTGATCGGCCTTGGTTTCGGCGGCGGGATTTTGGGCAGTATCGTCCACGCGACACTCGGGGCTGTCATTCTTTTGTTCCTCATCCGGCTTGTGAAGCGCGTCTAA
- the ppsA gene encoding phosphoenolpyruvate synthase: MADTKPLVVNFAQLRRGDVDTVGGKNASLGEMIQSLGAKGILVPPGFATTADAFRAYLTANDLDARIGVALDALADGKATLHKTGQTIRDMILHGDWPDDTAAQIVDAYRTLSDTAGEPDIPVAVRSSATAEDLPDASFAGQQETFLNVIGAEAVLEACRKCYASLFTDRAISYRQIQGFSHTQVALSVGVQQMVRSDTGGSGVMFSIDTESGFPDAVLINAAWGLGENVVQGAVDPDEYEVYKPFLDDEAKAPILEKSLGAKEIKMIHDRDGTPRNVPTSKAERGAFVLSDAEILTLARQAKVIEEHYGCPMDMEWARDGKTGTLYIVQARPETVQSRAEVGALKSYTVNDPGKLLIAGLSVGNAAVAGRVCMIEKAADIDRFVDGSVLVTSTTDPDWVPIMKRAAAIVTDHGGRTSHAAIVSRELGLPAVVGCGNATHLLHDGQDVTVSCAGGEEGLITEGISDITVQEETLGSLPEVKTKVMLNLANPSAALRWWRLPVDGVGLARMEFVINNAVKVHPMALLNFDKISDEGTCEKIAALTAGYDHKPDYFVDHLARGLSRIAAFCYPKPVIVRMSDFKTNEYADLLGGRDFEPHEENPMIGFRGASRYYSHHYRDGFALECQAIARLRGQMGFDNVIMMIPFCRTPDEADQVLAVMKENGLERGKDGLQVYVMCEIPANVVRAAEFAERFDGFSIGSNDLTQLTLGIDRDSDALADLFREDDPAVLWMIETVIREAHKAGKKVGFCGQAPSNDPAYAQRLVGYGIDSISVTPDSFVQVLRNVAEAEKG; the protein is encoded by the coding sequence ATGGCCGATACCAAACCCCTTGTCGTGAATTTTGCGCAGTTGCGGCGCGGCGATGTTGACACCGTCGGTGGCAAGAACGCGTCTTTGGGCGAAATGATTCAGTCCCTTGGCGCAAAGGGTATTCTTGTCCCGCCGGGATTTGCGACAACAGCTGACGCATTTCGCGCCTATCTGACGGCAAATGATCTGGATGCCCGGATTGGTGTGGCATTGGATGCGCTGGCCGATGGCAAAGCCACTTTGCACAAGACCGGCCAAACGATCCGCGACATGATCCTGCACGGCGATTGGCCCGATGACACCGCAGCCCAAATCGTTGACGCCTATCGCACGTTGTCTGACACCGCAGGCGAGCCCGATATTCCCGTTGCCGTCCGCTCCAGTGCGACGGCCGAGGATTTGCCGGATGCCAGCTTTGCGGGCCAGCAGGAAACATTCCTTAATGTCATTGGTGCTGAAGCCGTGCTTGAGGCTTGCCGGAAATGCTATGCGTCGCTCTTTACCGACCGCGCGATTTCCTATCGTCAAATTCAGGGGTTTTCGCACACGCAGGTGGCGCTGTCGGTTGGGGTGCAGCAGATGGTGCGCTCTGATACTGGCGGGTCCGGCGTGATGTTTTCGATTGATACGGAATCTGGCTTTCCTGATGCGGTGCTGATCAATGCGGCTTGGGGCTTGGGTGAGAATGTTGTGCAAGGGGCCGTCGATCCTGATGAATACGAGGTCTATAAGCCGTTTCTGGACGATGAAGCCAAGGCGCCCATATTGGAAAAGTCCCTTGGCGCGAAAGAGATCAAGATGATCCACGACCGCGACGGCACACCCCGCAATGTGCCGACGTCCAAGGCGGAACGCGGGGCATTTGTGCTGAGCGACGCGGAAATCCTGACGTTGGCGCGGCAGGCCAAAGTGATCGAGGAGCACTACGGCTGTCCGATGGATATGGAATGGGCGCGCGATGGTAAGACCGGCACGCTTTACATCGTGCAGGCCCGGCCCGAGACGGTGCAATCGCGTGCGGAGGTCGGCGCGCTGAAATCCTACACAGTGAACGATCCCGGCAAGCTGCTGATTGCGGGCCTGAGTGTGGGCAATGCTGCCGTGGCAGGGCGTGTTTGCATGATCGAAAAGGCGGCGGATATCGACCGTTTCGTTGACGGGTCTGTGCTGGTCACCTCAACCACCGATCCTGACTGGGTGCCGATTATGAAACGCGCCGCCGCGATTGTCACCGACCACGGTGGGCGCACATCCCATGCCGCGATTGTCAGCCGTGAATTGGGCCTGCCTGCGGTGGTGGGTTGCGGCAACGCCACGCATTTGCTGCATGACGGGCAGGACGTGACAGTGTCCTGCGCCGGAGGCGAGGAAGGTCTGATCACCGAAGGTATTTCAGACATCACTGTGCAGGAAGAAACGCTGGGGTCGCTGCCCGAGGTGAAGACAAAGGTGATGCTCAACCTTGCCAATCCGTCCGCTGCGTTGCGCTGGTGGCGGCTGCCTGTGGATGGGGTGGGTCTGGCACGGATGGAATTTGTGATCAACAACGCGGTCAAAGTGCACCCGATGGCGCTGCTGAATTTCGACAAGATCAGCGATGAGGGTACGTGCGAAAAGATCGCCGCACTGACTGCGGGGTATGACCACAAGCCCGACTACTTCGTCGATCATCTGGCGCGCGGTTTGTCGCGGATTGCTGCGTTTTGCTATCCCAAGCCTGTGATCGTGCGGATGAGTGATTTCAAAACCAACGAATATGCTGACCTTTTGGGTGGTCGCGATTTCGAACCGCATGAAGAAAACCCGATGATCGGGTTTCGGGGCGCGTCACGCTATTATTCGCATCATTATCGCGATGGTTTCGCGCTGGAATGTCAGGCGATTGCGCGGCTACGGGGGCAGATGGGTTTTGACAATGTGATCATGATGATCCCCTTCTGCCGGACCCCGGACGAGGCCGATCAGGTGCTGGCTGTGATGAAAGAAAATGGTCTTGAGCGAGGCAAGGATGGCCTGCAAGTCTATGTTATGTGCGAGATTCCTGCCAATGTGGTGCGCGCGGCGGAATTTGCCGAACGGTTTGACGGGTTCTCGATCGGGTCAAACGACCTGACGCAATTGACGCTTGGGATCGACCGGGATTCAGACGCGCTGGCGGATCTGTTCCGTGAGGATGATCCCGCGGTACTCTGGATGATCGAAACGGTGATCCGCGAGGCGCACAAAGCGGGCAAGAAGGTGGGGTTCTGCGGGCAGGCCCCAAGCAATGATCCGGCCTATGCACAACGACTGGTTGGGTACGGGATCGACAGTATTTCGGTGACGCCGGATAGTTTCGTGCAGGTCTTGCGCAACGTAGCGGAGGCCGAGAAGGGCTAG
- a CDS encoding 1-phosphofructokinase family hexose kinase — protein MRLQADILTITLNPAVDLATHVAAVIAGPKLRCAAPRFDPGGGGVNVARAVHKLAGSARALVAIGGPMGDRLVSLLAAEGVAALPVVVSGETRQSFAVTDDATGAQYRFSVPGEVLTAQDADRLLNEITAHTTQDSYVVISGSVAPGLPDDFQSLIIAIAAAKQARVVIDTSSRALDRLIAYPTTPVHVLRVDQKEAAEAAHHPMNTVADSVAFAADLVARGVAETVVTGRGAEGSVLVSRDQRFFCHAPIVTVRSKIGAGDAFVGSMTLALARGATPEDALKWGVAAASATVSTEATALCDLPQAQACYDQCRIDAL, from the coding sequence GTGCGTCTACAAGCTGACATTCTTACCATCACGCTGAACCCGGCGGTGGATCTTGCGACACATGTGGCGGCGGTGATTGCGGGACCCAAACTGCGGTGCGCAGCGCCGCGGTTTGATCCTGGTGGCGGGGGCGTCAATGTCGCCCGCGCTGTGCATAAGCTGGCTGGCTCCGCGCGCGCTCTCGTCGCCATCGGAGGCCCGATGGGGGACCGGCTTGTCAGCTTGCTTGCCGCAGAAGGGGTCGCAGCCTTGCCCGTTGTCGTCAGCGGGGAAACACGGCAGAGCTTTGCTGTTACAGACGACGCGACAGGCGCACAGTATCGCTTCAGCGTCCCGGGGGAAGTCTTGACAGCACAAGACGCTGATCGCCTGCTGAACGAGATTACTGCCCACACGACACAAGATAGCTATGTGGTGATCAGTGGCAGTGTGGCACCGGGGCTGCCCGATGATTTTCAAAGCCTGATCATCGCGATCGCTGCGGCAAAGCAGGCGCGTGTCGTGATTGATACCTCAAGCCGGGCGTTGGACAGGCTGATTGCCTATCCAACAACGCCTGTCCATGTGCTGCGTGTTGACCAGAAAGAAGCGGCCGAAGCGGCCCACCATCCGATGAATACCGTTGCGGACAGTGTGGCCTTTGCCGCCGATCTGGTTGCGCGTGGTGTGGCCGAAACAGTCGTGACGGGGCGTGGTGCCGAAGGCTCTGTTCTCGTCTCACGCGATCAGCGGTTCTTTTGCCACGCACCCATCGTCACGGTACGCAGCAAAATCGGCGCGGGTGATGCATTTGTCGGATCGATGACATTGGCGCTGGCCCGTGGTGCCACCCCCGAAGATGCGCTGAAATGGGGCGTGGCAGCGGCAAGCGCAACAGTCAGCACCGAGGCCACAGCCCTTTGTGATCTTCCGCAAGCGCAGGCGTGCTATGACCAATGCCGGATTGACGCGCTCTAG
- a CDS encoding ATP-binding cassette domain-containing protein, which produces MQAGPITTRALDHYFGVGDARKQALFDINLEIARGSLTILMGPSGSGKTTLLTLIGCLREVKDGQVQVLGHDLNGASEAVLVGLRRRLGFIFQAHNLHESLTATQNVLMGLQVHGGGDAVKQRKAAHHILDLLGLADRRDYLPGNLSGGQKQRVAVARALVSNPEIVLADEPTAALDKESGQTVVKMLKTLGTARGTTTVMVTHDPRILEMADRIITLEDGRIISDELQ; this is translated from the coding sequence ATGCAGGCAGGCCCCATCACAACACGCGCTCTGGACCATTACTTTGGCGTCGGCGACGCCCGCAAGCAGGCACTCTTTGATATCAATCTGGAGATTGCACGCGGCAGCCTGACAATTCTCATGGGGCCTTCAGGGTCTGGCAAGACAACGCTGCTAACGCTAATCGGGTGTCTTCGCGAAGTGAAAGATGGGCAAGTGCAGGTTCTCGGCCACGATCTGAACGGCGCAAGCGAGGCCGTACTTGTCGGTCTGCGTCGTCGCCTTGGCTTTATTTTTCAGGCGCATAATCTGCACGAAAGTCTGACAGCTACGCAAAACGTGTTGATGGGGCTTCAGGTACATGGGGGTGGCGATGCGGTGAAACAACGCAAAGCAGCGCACCACATCCTTGATCTGCTGGGCCTTGCAGACCGACGCGACTATCTTCCGGGCAACCTGTCTGGCGGGCAGAAACAACGGGTCGCAGTGGCGCGCGCGCTGGTGTCCAACCCCGAGATCGTTCTAGCCGATGAACCAACAGCCGCGCTGGACAAAGAATCTGGCCAGACTGTTGTCAAAATGCTCAAGACACTCGGGACGGCCCGCGGCACAACCACCGTGATGGTCACCCATGACCCCCGTATCCTTGAGATGGCAGACCGGATCATCACACTGGAAGACGGGCGGATCATTTCGGACGAGCTGCAATAG
- a CDS encoding FtsX-like permease family protein, with protein MSRLLTLLFGRLPIGWLQLTHSRGRFFAAVAGVAFANLLVFMQLGIMGALNSSTIAPYAMLDADIILSSQDGNTLTDGGHIPRARMFQALGVAGVADATPVFIGNLPFTLEDGSSVSLLSFGMDVSKPSFAAPSIATSLNDLTLQSTVLLDEGTRGMPASVIADLTAGGRFTFETGGQSLTAIGTMNVGGGFLADGMMVMSDQTFLEVFPNRTSGAPNHILLHTADGVSDDAVVARLADALPSGNLRIQTMTVSAANDLAFMATERPTGIIFGFGVFMGILVGLVIVYQVLSTDVADHLREYATFKAMGYGQPFFLGIVFEEAIILAIFGFIPGFLVSVGLYAGLVSVTGLPVEMEAGRAILVFLGTLAACSLSGAIATQKLANADPADLF; from the coding sequence ATGAGCCGCCTGCTCACCCTCTTGTTTGGCCGCCTGCCGATCGGGTGGCTGCAATTGACCCATAGCCGTGGCCGTTTCTTTGCGGCGGTTGCAGGCGTGGCCTTTGCCAACCTTCTGGTGTTCATGCAGTTGGGCATCATGGGCGCGCTGAACAGTTCTACGATAGCGCCCTATGCGATGCTGGATGCCGATATCATCCTGTCGTCACAAGACGGCAACACCTTGACGGATGGCGGTCATATCCCGCGTGCGCGCATGTTTCAGGCTCTCGGAGTAGCAGGCGTTGCTGATGCCACGCCTGTGTTTATCGGCAACCTGCCATTCACGCTTGAAGACGGATCATCTGTCTCTTTGCTCAGCTTCGGCATGGATGTGTCCAAGCCATCCTTCGCAGCCCCTTCAATCGCTACATCCCTCAATGATTTGACCCTGCAAAGCACCGTCCTGTTAGACGAAGGCACGCGTGGCATGCCCGCAAGCGTTATTGCAGATCTGACGGCGGGCGGGCGCTTCACCTTTGAGACAGGTGGCCAATCTCTCACGGCGATTGGCACAATGAATGTTGGCGGCGGTTTTCTGGCGGACGGCATGATGGTCATGTCTGATCAGACCTTTCTGGAGGTGTTTCCGAACCGCACCAGCGGTGCTCCGAACCACATTTTGCTGCATACCGCCGACGGGGTCTCAGATGATGCCGTCGTCGCCCGCCTGGCCGACGCATTGCCCAGCGGAAATCTACGTATCCAGACCATGACAGTGTCTGCTGCAAACGACCTTGCATTCATGGCAACAGAACGGCCCACAGGGATCATTTTCGGCTTTGGCGTCTTTATGGGCATCCTTGTCGGATTGGTCATCGTTTATCAGGTGCTATCGACCGACGTCGCGGACCACCTGCGTGAATATGCAACGTTCAAGGCCATGGGTTATGGCCAACCCTTCTTTCTGGGCATTGTATTCGAAGAGGCGATTATCCTCGCGATCTTTGGCTTCATTCCGGGATTTCTTGTCTCAGTGGGGCTTTATGCAGGACTTGTGTCCGTCACTGGCTTGCCTGTCGAAATGGAAGCTGGCCGCGCAATCCTTGTGTTTCTCGGCACGCTTGCCGCGTGCAGTTTGTCAGGGGCGATTGCCACACAAAAGCTGGCGAATGCCGATCCAGCGGATTTATTCTGA
- a CDS encoding HlyD family efflux transporter periplasmic adaptor subunit, protein MFFNATGLEPGAGTDTPIAIAIQQVTTQEQVAVISEGDVVALGRIIPRGDVISVATPSGAGDARIAELRVSLGDVVDAGDILAVLDNLPQLQSAVVSADAELNVRAATLNQTRAATAASRAEAQASLERAQASADVAQSELARVTELFERGVTTRAIFDQTIAAATEAARDVERAQATLSRYATGSEIVQADIAVAEANLAAARAALASAQQDLDRAYVRAPEHGKVLDINVRPGERPGTAGIIDLGDTSQMTVEAEVYQTMIGRVTIGDPVVVSADALAQDLTGTVTAIGLEIGRQSITSDDPAANTDARVVDVIVTLDNASSPIAAPFTNLETVVRIDAGRTP, encoded by the coding sequence ATGTTTTTCAATGCGACTGGCTTGGAACCGGGTGCTGGCACCGACACTCCCATCGCCATAGCGATACAACAGGTCACTACGCAGGAACAGGTCGCTGTCATCAGCGAAGGCGACGTGGTGGCCTTGGGGCGCATCATTCCGCGCGGTGATGTGATTAGCGTGGCGACACCGTCCGGCGCGGGCGATGCGCGGATTGCAGAACTGCGGGTCTCTCTCGGTGATGTGGTCGACGCAGGCGATATTCTTGCGGTTCTGGATAACCTGCCCCAACTCCAAAGTGCTGTCGTTTCAGCCGATGCGGAGCTGAACGTGCGCGCAGCTACCCTGAACCAGACCCGCGCCGCCACTGCCGCGAGTCGCGCAGAGGCGCAGGCGTCGCTTGAACGCGCTCAGGCCTCGGCAGATGTGGCCCAATCGGAACTGGCGCGTGTGACGGAATTGTTTGAGCGTGGTGTGACCACCCGTGCGATCTTTGATCAAACCATCGCCGCGGCGACAGAAGCTGCCCGTGATGTTGAACGTGCCCAAGCAACACTTTCGCGCTACGCCACGGGGTCGGAAATTGTTCAGGCCGATATCGCAGTGGCCGAGGCCAATCTCGCGGCCGCCCGCGCCGCACTGGCAAGCGCCCAGCAGGATCTGGACCGCGCCTATGTGCGTGCGCCCGAACATGGCAAGGTTCTGGATATCAATGTCCGCCCGGGCGAACGCCCCGGCACGGCGGGCATCATCGATCTTGGGGATACTTCGCAGATGACCGTCGAGGCGGAAGTTTATCAAACCATGATCGGGCGCGTGACGATTGGTGATCCCGTTGTGGTCAGCGCGGATGCCTTGGCGCAGGATTTGACCGGCACAGTCACCGCCATCGGGCTTGAGATCGGGCGCCAGTCCATCACGTCGGACGATCCGGCAGCCAATACCGATGCCCGCGTGGTTGATGTGATTGTGACCCTTGATAACGCATCCTCACCCATCGCCGCCCCCTTCACCAATCTTGAAACCGTGGTGCGGATCGACGCCGGCCGCACCCCATGA